agtaattattttttattaccgACTAAAACAtttagaaagttgcgtctgagtttagcgaacagactatattctGTTTCTTATCATCACTATTTTGTAGCAATTCCAAgtgaaaacttaaaatatctgGGCGATGTTTCAAAACAAACAACAGCAATAAGTGCATGATAAAATGATAGAAATGAAAACACAAAAAGCTATCGTTGAAGAACTATTAGAGGTATACTCACATGAAAGAATCATTGATGTGTCTGATGTGCCCAGTACAAGCAATGAATCGGAGGAAGATATTTTAAAACGAAAATATGAGGAGTTGCTTAAAGAGAACAAAAAACTGAAAGAGAAATTAGAAGAAAATGAACAAGATTTGTATACTACCAGAACGAGGATTGTAGAACTAAATAAAAGAATCAAAGAAAAAGATATTGatagtgaaaaaaatattttgaaacgcTTGGGTCACATGTTTAGTAAAAACGAAAttgaaattattttgaaaaagaaaacGAGGGCATGTTGGACGACGGAAGAAATTTCAAAAGCTTTCACAATAAGGTATTTTAG
The window above is part of the Diabrotica virgifera virgifera chromosome 2, PGI_DIABVI_V3a genome. Proteins encoded here:
- the LOC126880212 gene encoding uncharacterized protein LOC126880212; this encodes MIEMKTQKAIVEELLEVYSHERIIDVSDVPSTSNESEEDILKRKYEELLKENKKLKEKLEENEQDLYTTRTRIVELNKRIKEKDIDSEKNILKRLGHMFSKNEIEIILKKKTRACWTTEEISKAFTIRYFSRRCYLYLRNTLKYPLPGISTLQNRAAHINLRSGLLQDVLQVMYVAGKSKTEL